The region CCCATGCAATATCCAATGATTGATAAATATCTCTACATTCATATGTATTTTGAGTAATAAATCTCTTTTCAAATTTATCTAAGAATTCaagatataaaatatcatCATTTGAGAGTGCTTCTTCACCTATGACTGCTTTCATTGCTTTTACATCTTGAGCAATAGCATAATTACTATATAATTGATCAGATACATATGGATGATCAATTCTGGTCATATTATGACCTATACCACTTTTCATTAAACGAGATAAAGATGGTAAGACATTAATTGGTGGATATATTTGtctattatataaatttctATCTACAAATATTTGACCTTCTGTTATATATCCAGTTAAATCTGGTATTGGATGTgttatatcatcattagGCATTGTTAATATTGGAAATTGAGTTATACTACCATTACGACCTTCAACTCTTCCTGCTCTCTCATATATTGTTGACAAATCACTATACATATATCCTGGATATCCTCTTCTACCTGGTACCTCTTCTCTTGCTGAAGATACTTCTCTTAAAGCATCTGCATAGGATGACATATCTGTTAATATAACAAAGACATGcatttctttttcaaaTGCTAAATATTCAGCTGTCGTTAAAGCTATTCTTGGTGTTAAAATTCTTTCTATTGTTGGGTCATTAGctaaatttaaaaataaacatacTCTTTCCATCTTTCCATTCTCTTCAAAATCTTGTCTAAAATATCGAGCTGTTTCCATATTTACACCCATTGCACCAAATACTACTGCAAAATTATCATCAGAATGATCCAACACATCTTTTCCTTGCACTAAAGAAGCTTGCCTACATATCTGAGCTCCAATTTCATTATGTGG is a window of Plasmodium gaboni strain SY75 chromosome 4, whole genome shotgun sequence DNA encoding:
- a CDS encoding vacuolar ATP synthase subunit b, which gives rise to MSKEVVNTKVEASRVNALAAVRNYKVCPRLEYKTISGVQGPLVIIEDVKFPKYSEIVTIHLSDNSTRQGQILEVCGKKAVIQVFEGTSGIDNKNSYVEVSGDILKMPMSDEMLGRVFNGSGKPIDKGPNILADDYLDINGNPINPQCRVYPKEMIQTGISTIDVMNSIVRGQKIPLFSAAGLPHNEIGAQICRQASLVQGKDVLDHSDDNFAVVFGAMGVNMETARYFRQDFEENGKMERVCLFLNLANDPTIERILTPRIALTTAEYLAFEKEMHVFVILTDMSSYADALREVSSAREEVPGRRGYPGYMYSDLSTIYERAGRVEGRNGSITQFPILTMPNDDITHPIPDLTGYITEGQIFVDRNLYNRQIYPPINVLPSLSRLMKSGIGHNMTRIDHPYVSDQLYSNYAIAQDVKAMKAVIGEEALSNDDILYLEFLDKFEKRFITQNTYECRDIYQSLDIAWELLRIFPEDMLKKIKTDILSKYYPRHHAN